GGTGGCTCAACCGGTCGACCGCCGGTACGATCGTCCATACGTTTGGAAACAGCGCAGACAAGCCGGTTCCGGCTGACTATACGGGCGACGGCAAAGCCGACATCGCCGTTTGGCGGGCGTCAAACGGAAGCTGGTACGTCCTCAGAAGCGAAGACTCTAGCTATTATTCCGCTCCGTTCGGCAACAGCGGCGACGTTCCCGCACCGGCCGATTTCGACGGCGACGGCAGAGCGGACTTCGGAATTTTCCGGCCTGACGGATCAAACTGGTTCATCCAGCGATCGACCCAAGGGATTTTGATCCAGCAGTTTGGTGCGGCGGGCGATATCCCGGCGCCTTCGGCCTACATCCCTTGAAGTTGCGCGCCCGGATCTTTAGCGTTTCAGATTTTGCAGATCTCAAGTAACGTCTTCGGAACGCGCGCGAAACGCTACGTATCGACGCGCCGGCGCAATTGTGTCAATTTCACGATCTGACGGTGGCCCGTTTCATTGTGTGTTATGTTTAGCAGCTCATGATTTCGGCCGGAACTCGAGTCAGCGTGCTGTTCGTGGCTTGTCACCGGCTTACCTTGCGAGGTCGTATCGGTCAGACGCAGGCACGCTGCCGGCGCACAGAATCGAAGGTTCTGACGACGCGAAAATCGACTTGCGGGGTAAGAGGAATCAAAACCACGGTTGATGGCGCAAACGAAAGACAAACACCACAAAGATAAACGGCTTATGCGCAAACGGCTGAGGTCGCGGCACACCGATCACTCGCGTGGTGAAATTTTCGAACGGCTTGCCTCTTTTTTTTGTAGACTCGGGGCTTTTGGCGGGTTTTCATTCATCGTCGATTAATGTTTCCATTTTTAGAAGAAACAGAGTCGCGCCGAAACCCATCAAAACCAGGACCACAGTGACAAAAAGCATATCCATTCTGGAAATTGAAAAAATCAGCGATGCCCAAAGGACGGCAATTGTGATGATCTTCGCTCGTAACGGAATGCCCCGGCCTTCTTTGATATTCCTGATGTAGCCGCCGAGGTGCTTATTTGACATCAGCCAGTTGTGGAGCCGGTCGGAACCGCGAAGGTAACAGGCGGACGTCAAGAGAAGAAACGGGGTCGTTGGCAACAATGGCAGAAAGATACCCAGAATGCCCAAGCCCAAAGATATGCTTCCGATGACAATAAAAACCACCTTCATTCCGGACTACAGTGTCTCTCAAAACCTCTCATTTTCAAACTTGAAAAGCCCGTCTTTTCAAACCCGGCCTGATTCCCAACTTATCGGCTTCGAAAACTATGAACACGAAATGAGTCGCAATCAATTCAATATCTACCAAAGCCATCCGTCCTCCCAACTCTCTTTCGGTAGCCACCTGATCCGGTCTTGATCGGTTGCGTTGACCTGACCGGCTAGAACCAACTGACGAACCTGGGGTTCGATCTTACTGAAAGACTCGGCCCGGGTCCCCAATTCGGCACCAATTAGATTATTGTGGCGGTCCATCTCATTCGGCGCCGTGTCAGATATTTCCATAAGCCGCGTAACCCAATCAACCGCTTTCGGACTCAAGGTATGTCCGACGACGGCACTCGCCAAGGAGTGACGATATGCATCCAATGGTCCGTTTCGACCGCCCGGCAGGTCGGATTGTGAAACATGCCACCACGTGAATGCAAGCACGAAAATCGGGTAAACGGACAGCGCCGCTAACGATACGATCGCGGCAACGAAAACTCTTTTGCGTTTAATCATTTTTTGTATAACTGACGTCCCTGCCTCGATCCGAACTGATGAAGACAGGTGTCAATCATTCATCCGAAAAGCGAAGATTCCCAAGTCCGTGCCGACGAAAATCCCACGCCGTGATTTTCAGTAAGACCCGAACCGCTATGCCGGAATCCGCTGCCGATCTCGACATCGTCACTTCAATGCCCGATTCTTAATACCGAGTTGTTTCGCGATAACTGTCCAGACGTCATACGGAACTTCCTTGTCCGATTCAATATAAGGTCCGACTCCAAGCTGGATAATCGCCGTTTGATCGGGACATATTTCAACGAGACGTTTCGGCGATTCGTCGGCATTCAAACCGAAATACCCCGCGACCGGTTTGATAAGATCTCCGCCGGCATCTGACCATGTCTTGTTATAAAAGGTCAAGAAATGGACGATCGAATCGTAAACGTTGGAACACAGCCAGGTCCGCTTGTGAGATTCCATTGCCTCCTTCAGTTCATCCTCGGACGATATTCCTATCCTTTCAAGGTAATAAGCGAACAAGACGATTCCCCAGGCAGCCATTTCGTCAAACGTATAGCCCGTTTTTACTTCGTCGTAATCAACAGTTGTCATAATCCTAACCTCCGGTACTTGATAACGTAGTTGCCAATCGGCTGACAACGCGGCCTTCCACTTCCAGTGAGCAAGTCGCGTACCTTAAATAGGATTAGTCGCAAGTTTAAGTGACCGTTACCTTTATCGCTACGCCGATAAGGTCAGTAGCATCGAGTCTACGCATTTTCTCGCGGCTCAAAGCGGAAGTCTCCCCGTTAGCGAAACAACCCGGTTCTTTTCGGCGGTGCCCGACGTTTGGATTTGCTACCGGTGACGGCATTTGCACAGACGGAGCAGAATATGAGAACAGAAACGCGAAAAAGCCCGACCATAACGATCGGGCTTTTTCTGAGATTTAATCCGGCGACTACCTACTTTCCCACACCTGAAAGATGCAGTATCATTGGCTCAAGCAGTCTTAACTTCCGTGTTCGGGATGGGAACGGGTGTGACCCTGCCGACATAATCACCGGAAAACTTAAAGATCAATTTGAAACTGAATAGATATGCAAACAAGCTGCAAAGAAACTTACTAACAAACAAATTTTATGGTCAAGCCTTGGGACAATTAGTATTGGTCAACTAAATACATTACTGCACTTACATTTCCAACCTATCAACGTGGTGGTCTTCCACGAGTCTCACTGGCAGAACTAATCTCAGGTCTGGCTTCACGCTTAGATGCATTCAGCGTTTATCCATGCTCCACTTAGCTACCGTGCGCTACCGCTGGCGCGATAACACGTACACTAGAGGTGGATCCATCCCGGTCCTCTCGTACTAAGGACAGATTCCTTCAATTCTGCTACGCCCACACCAGATAGGGACCGAACTGTCTCGCGACGTTCTGAACCCAGCTCACGTACCACTTTAATCGGCGAACAGCCGAACCCTTGGGACCTTCTTCAGCCCCAGGATGTGATGAGCCGACATCGAGGTGCCAAACCCTGCCGTCGATGTGAACTCTTGGGCAGGATCAGCCTGTTATCCCCGGCGTACCTTTTATCCGTTGAGCGACGACCCTTCCATACGGGATCGCCGGATCACTAAGTCCTAGTTTCGTACCTGCTCGAGTTGTAGCTCTCGCAGTCAAGCTGGCTTATGCCTTTACACTCTACGGCTGATTTCCAAACAGCCTGAGCCAACCTTCGAGCGCCTCCGTTACTCTTTAGGAGGCGACCGCCCCAGTCAAACTACCCGCCTGATAGTGTCCCTGAGCCGGATAACGGCTCTAGGTTAGATTTCAAACAAACAAAGGGTGGTATCTCAACGATGGCTCCGCCAAGCCCAAAAGCCTGACATCAAAGCCTCCCACCTATGCTGCGCATTATTTGCCCGAAATCACTATCAAGTTGTAGTCAAGGTGCACGGGGTCTTTCCGTCTAGATGCGGGAAACCGGCATCTTCACCGGTACTACAAGTTCGCTGTGCCCCTCGTTAAGACAGCTTCCAGATCGTTACGCCATTCGTGCAGGTCGGAACTTACCCGACAAGGAATTTCGCTACCTTAGGACCGTTATAGTTACGGCCGCCATTCACTGGGGCTTCGATTCGCAGCTTCGCCTTTCGACTAACCACTCCTCTTAACCTTCCAGCATTGGGCAGGCGTCAGCCCCCATACGTTGTCTTTACAACTTTGCGGAGACCTGTGTTTTTGTTAAACAGTCGCCTGGAACATTTCTCTGCGACCATGTTCTTAGTGAACACGGCTACCCTTCTCCCGAAGTTACGGGTACATTTTGCCGAGTTCCTGAACGAGGGTTCTCACAAGCACCTTAGAATTCTCATCCCACCTACCTGTGTCGGTTTGCGGTACGGTTGATTGCAGTTATGCTGAACGAGGTTTTTCTTGGCAATTGGGGTCAGCAACTTGTTCCGAAGCAAGCTTCGTACTTTCGTCTGCTTATTTACCCTTGTGCCGCCCGGATTTACCTAAGCGGCGGGCTATTTACTTCAACAGCATCCATCAGCTGTCTTGCCTACCCTATTGCGTCGCCCCACAGCACTGCTTCTCAGTTCCGGAATATTAACCGGATTTCCATCGACTACGGCTCTCGCCCTCGCCTTAGGTACCGACTAACCCTGCGCAGATTAACTTGACGCAGGAAACCTTAGGTTTTCGGTGCGTATGGTTCTCACATACGTTATCGCTACTAATGCCGACAAAGTCTTTTCTGATCACTCCAACGGCCCTTTCGAGTCCGCTTCACAGTTACAGAATGCTCGCCTACCATGTTAAAACATCCAAAGCTTCGGTGGATAGTTTAAGCCCCGTTATATTGTCGGTGCAGGGCTACTTGACCAGTGAGCTATTACGCTTTCTTTAAAGGATTGCTGCTTCTAAGCAAACCTCCTGGCTGTCAGTGCTTCCCCACTTCCTTTTCCACTTAACTATAACTTCGGGACCTTAGCTGTTGGTCTGGGTTCTTTCCCTCTCGACTACGGATCTTAGCACTCGTAGTCTGACTCCCGGATAAACGTACATGGCATTCAGAGTTTGATTGAGTTCGGTAACCTTGTGAGGCCCCTAGCCCATTCAGTGCTTTACCACCATGACGATACGTCCGAGGCTATCCCTAAAGATATTTCGGCGAGAACGAGCTATCACGGAATTTGATTAGCCTTTCACCCCTAGGCACAGGTCATCCAAACGGTTTTCAACCCATACTGGTTCGGACCTCCACGAGGTGTTACCCACGCTTCATCCTGCCCATGCCTAGATCATCCCGTTTCACGTCCAGATACCACAGACTAAACGCCCTATTAAGACTCGCTTTCGCTTCGGCTCAATTATCATTTAACCTTGCCTGTGACATCTACTAGCCGGCTCATTATGCAAAAGGCACGCCGTCAGTCTTGCGACCTCCGACTGCTTGTAAGCGTACGGTTTCAGGTACTATTTCACTCCCCTCACCGGGGTTCTTTTCACCTTTCCCTCACGGTACTGGTTCACTATCGGTCACTTCGGAGTATTTAGCCTTACCGGATGGTCCCGGCGAATTCATGCAAGATTCCTCGTGTCCCGCATTACTCGGGTGTCAAACTTGAAGTTGAGTGCTTCATATACGCGACTATCACGCTCTATGGTAGGCTTTTCCACACCTTTCTATTCACTCTCTTCTTCGTTATGTCTGATC
The DNA window shown above is from Acidobacteriota bacterium and carries:
- a CDS encoding YbaN family protein, translating into MKVVFIVIGSISLGLGILGIFLPLLPTTPFLLLTSACYLRGSDRLHNWLMSNKHLGGYIRNIKEGRGIPLRAKIITIAVLWASLIFSISRMDMLFVTVVLVLMGFGATLFLLKMETLIDDE